GGGAACGTGATCTCTCCTTAGAACTGCGATTGAGCATCGGTAGATAGATGAAAATCCTCGTTTCGTTCAAGAGTGTGCCCGACCCTAACGATGTCGCTGTCGCGGGCGCAGCGGTCTCGACGCCTAAATCGGTGATCAACTCGTTCGACGAGATCGCCATCGAGGAAGCGTTGCGGATTCGCGAACGCGGCGAAGCAACGGAAATCGTGGGCGTCACGATCGGAGTGTCGGCCGTCGATGAACAAATCCGCTCCGCGCTGGCAATGGGCGTCGATCGCGCCATTCGCGTCGACGATTCCCGCGCGCTCGATCCCTACGCGGTGGCGCGCATTCTCGGTGCGGTGGTCAAGAAAGAAGCGCCGCACGTCGTGATCATGGGCAAGCAAGCTGTGGACGACGACTCAAACCAGGTCGGTCAGATGCTCGCTGGGTTGTTAGGCTGGCCGCAGGCGACGTTCGTCTCGAAGATTGAGTTTCTAGACAACAAGACGCGCGCCCGTTGCACGCGTGAAACCGACGCCGGCCTTGAGGTAATCGAAGTCAATCTGCCGGCCATTATCACCACCGACCTTCGCCTTAACGAACCGCGCTACGTCTCGTTGCCCGGTTTAATTAAGGCGCGCCGCAAACCCATTGAAGTTCTAACTTGCGATCAACTGGGAGTAACTGTGCGCCCGCTTACAACTGTGCTCTCCATTGCGCGTCCGCCCAAGCGCCCCGCTGGCACGCGCGTTGAGTCAGTCGAAGAGCTAATCATGAAACTAAGGCAGGAGGCGAAGGTGCTTTAGCATGGCCGAGTCCCTCATACTAATCGAACACGATCGCCAACAGGTGAAGCGCCCCTCGTTGCACGCCATCACGTTGGCCCAACAACTCGGTGGCAATTACGCGCTACTCGTGGTCGGCCACGGTTTGGATGGGATCGCCGCATCTCTTGTTTCCTACGGCGCGTCTGCAGTGGTTGTCGCCGACGACCCAGCATTGGCGGAACCGTTGGCCGACCGTTACGCGATGGTGATAGCGGAAGCAGCGCGAAGGCTCGGCGCTAAGACCATCCTGGGCACTTCCTCAACGTTTAGTAAAGACGTCTTGCCGCGCGCTGCTGCGTTGCTCGACGCGCCAATGGTTACCGATGTGATTGCGATCGAAAAAATGGACGGTTCGATTTCCTACCGACGTCCCATCAACGCCGGCAGCATGTTCGCCAACGTGAAGGTGGAAGGAGACCGCCGCGTGCTCACAGTCCGCGCCACGGCCTTCGAACCCCCTGCGGCCAATGCAGCGCCCTGTCCGATCAGCCACTTCGACTTTGACGCCGCGTCGCTTCCCAACGGCATGCAATTTATCTCCCGCGAAGAGCGCAGGTCGGACCGACCCGACCTAACCGAAGCCCGCGTGGTGGTATCTGGCGGCCGGCCGCTAAAGGACAAGGAAACATTCGAGCGTCTAGTCGGCAGATTAGCGGACGCGTTAGGCGGCGCAATCGGCGCCACCCGCGCCGCAGTCGATGCAGGGATGGCGCCTAACGATTATCAAATCGGACAGACCGGCAAGATCATCGCGCCCGAGTTGTACATCGCACTTGGAATCTCCGGCGCGATTCAGCACCTGGCCGGCATCAAGGATTCGCGGATTATCGTCGCGATTAACAAAGACCCCGACGCGCCGATCTTTCAGATGGCGACTTACGCCTTGGTAGGCGACCTGTATCAGATCGTCCCACAACTCATCGAATCGATTCGCCGAGCCTAAGCCGGAATACAATGAGCAATATGAATAACGCCACCCGCGAAGTGTTTGGCAACATCGCGCCGTGGATGCGGGTGGTGTTTTTCATCATGATTGCGGCGAGTATCGCCGTGCTCGTGTGGCAAGTCGCAGCCCGGGTGTGGCTCTGGCGTAAAGGTCAGCGGGGCGGATTTGAGCGTGACTCGCGTGTGTGGAGTCGGCGGCTCGTCGAGTATGCGCTGGCGCAAAAACGCGTTCACAAGAAGTCGCTCGGCGCTCTCCTCCACATGCTGCTATTCAGTGGGTTCGTCGTGCTGACAATCGGCACTACGCTCTTGGCGATCGCCTATGATGGGCCGTACTACTTTCACCACGGCTGGTACTACCTCATCTATGAACTGACGATGGACGTGTTCGGCGTGGCATTCATCACCGGTTGCTTGTTAGCTATGTATCGCCGAGCGTTCCAACGTAAGCCGAGCCTTGGTCATAACCGAAGCGACTGGTGGCTCCTGGGGCTACTTCTCTCGTTAGGCATCACCGGTTTCGCGGTTGAAGCATTGCGACTTCATTACACCCAAGTACAGCCGGATCTGGCGCACTGGTCGATCGTCGGCTGGTTGATCGATGTGACCTTGTTGCGCGGAATCAACGTAGGCGGCGCCCAAACGATGCACCTGGCGGCTTGGTGGCTACACGCGATTCTGGTGGCGACGTTCTTCGCCACGATTCCGGTGAACCGGTTCCTCCACGTGATCACTGGCCCGCTCAACATTGCGGGCCGTCCCGAGCGGCCCATGGGCGCGCTCGTCCCGTTGAAAATGGAAGAGGTCGAGCAGACGGGTCGCACCGGAGTCCACGACCTTGCAGATTTCAACCGTCAACAACTGCTCAGCCTTGATTCGTGCATGGAGTGCGGTCGCTGCGAAGACGCGTGTCCAGCGACCGCCACCGGCAAACCGCTTTCGCCGAAAGCCGTTGTGATCGATCTGCGAAATTTGATGTCGTTAGGCGGCGAGGATGTGCATCGAACGATCCATGATGAAACGCTCTGGGCCTGCACGATGTGTCAGGCGTGCGTCCAAGAGTGCCCGGTCTTGATCGGACACGTCGATTTGATCAGCGACATGCGGCGCGATCTGATCGGAGAAGGGAAACTTTCCGGGCCACCAGCGA
This region of Pirellulales bacterium genomic DNA includes:
- a CDS encoding electron transfer flavoprotein subunit beta/FixA family protein; this translates as MKILVSFKSVPDPNDVAVAGAAVSTPKSVINSFDEIAIEEALRIRERGEATEIVGVTIGVSAVDEQIRSALAMGVDRAIRVDDSRALDPYAVARILGAVVKKEAPHVVIMGKQAVDDDSNQVGQMLAGLLGWPQATFVSKIEFLDNKTRARCTRETDAGLEVIEVNLPAIITTDLRLNEPRYVSLPGLIKARRKPIEVLTCDQLGVTVRPLTTVLSIARPPKRPAGTRVESVEELIMKLRQEAKVL
- a CDS encoding heterodisulfide reductase-related iron-sulfur binding cluster, which encodes MNNATREVFGNIAPWMRVVFFIMIAASIAVLVWQVAARVWLWRKGQRGGFERDSRVWSRRLVEYALAQKRVHKKSLGALLHMLLFSGFVVLTIGTTLLAIAYDGPYYFHHGWYYLIYELTMDVFGVAFITGCLLAMYRRAFQRKPSLGHNRSDWWLLGLLLSLGITGFAVEALRLHYTQVQPDLAHWSIVGWLIDVTLLRGINVGGAQTMHLAAWWLHAILVATFFATIPVNRFLHVITGPLNIAGRPERPMGALVPLKMEEVEQTGRTGVHDLADFNRQQLLSLDSCMECGRCEDACPATATGKPLSPKAVVIDLRNLMSLGGEDVHRTIHDETLWACTMCQACVQECPVLIGHVDLISDMRRDLIGEGKLSGPPAKALQQIGSQSNPYGRSNSERLAWAEGLEVPTAESNPSFEYLLWVGCAASFDPRAQKVARATAQLLKEAGVNFVVLGKEETCTGDPARRIGDEFLFQQRARTNVETLTRRKVKKIVTPCPHCYNTLKNEYPQFGGQYEVQHHSTLLADLVGAGRLSNSSSNGEPITLHDPCYLARVNGEVDATRAVIGAADDAQYREMPRCGKKTFCCGAGGGRMWFEEAPSQRVSHLRSQEALATGARTVATACPFCLNMMTDGMAGTQGGENVKVLDIAELLLSRRTSSTPGLP
- a CDS encoding electron transfer flavoprotein subunit alpha/FixB family protein; protein product: MAESLILIEHDRQQVKRPSLHAITLAQQLGGNYALLVVGHGLDGIAASLVSYGASAVVVADDPALAEPLADRYAMVIAEAARRLGAKTILGTSSTFSKDVLPRAAALLDAPMVTDVIAIEKMDGSISYRRPINAGSMFANVKVEGDRRVLTVRATAFEPPAANAAPCPISHFDFDAASLPNGMQFISREERRSDRPDLTEARVVVSGGRPLKDKETFERLVGRLADALGGAIGATRAAVDAGMAPNDYQIGQTGKIIAPELYIALGISGAIQHLAGIKDSRIIVAINKDPDAPIFQMATYALVGDLYQIVPQLIESIRRA